From the genome of Elusimicrobiota bacterium:
CCAACCAGCTGACCCTTGACTATCCCTGACCCACCTGCAATAATCACAGTATGGAAGAAGAGGCTCCTCGCCGCAGCAGCAAAGGCATAGCCGTCCTGGCGGTGCTGGCTGTCGCCGGGTCGGCCGTGGGCGTCATGATCTACCAGCTTACGCAGAAGGAGAAGCCCGCGGCGGATATCGCGGGGTTCGACATCTCCAAGACCCAGGAGAGCCGCCCGGCGCCGTCCTCCGCCCAGGCGCTGCCGGGAAGCGCTGCGCAGACCGACCGGACCATGTTCCAGACCGAAGACCTGGGCAAGATGCGCTTCGGGGTCGGAGGCGGGAACACGGCCAAGGCCATCGCCCAAAAGGCCGCGGACAGCTTCACCGCGGCCTGCCGCAAGGCGGAAGGCATGGTCCAGGCCCTGGCCATCTCCTACACCAAGCGCTATCCGAGCATCTCCAAGCTGGGCCGGGACTGGATGGGCTATCCGGACCTCAAGAAGCTCAACGACGACTACATGCGCGACCATGATCCGGTCGCGTTCCTGCACGGGACGGCCCAGTCCAAGAACTTCGCGAAGTTGCTGGTGAAGTACGCCGCCGACCCGGCCGTGCAGTCCTTCGTCAAGGAAGGCATCGTGAAGGCGCCTGGCGACGTGACCTCCTCCGCAATGAGCCTGGTCAAAGAGGACAACTCCGTCAAGACCGTGGTCTCCAACGCGGTGTCCGCTTTGGGCCTGCCTCCGGTCCTGACCGCCCCCATCTTGGAAGGAGGCAAGGTCGACGAGAAACAGGTCATGGGGCAGATCATGCAGGGCAACCCGGGCCTGCAGGGCGCGATGCAGGACCCGAACGTGCAGAAGGCCCTGCAGCAGCAGCAGCAGGGCGCTGCCCCCAGCGGCCGCCGCTGAAATAAAAGGGACCCTCCCCCATAGTAGGGAGAGGGTCTCTGGACGGAGCCGCAGCCCCGATGCTCCTAGCCCGCCGGCGACCGACTACTGGTTCCTGACGCAGTACGCGCTGGAGCCGGTGCCCACTTGGTGGTAGCCGGAGGAGCAGTTAAGCCCGGTCGATGTGTTGGAATTGCAGTTGGAGCTGCTCGAGGAAGAAGATCCCCCGCACCCGCCGCTCTGCTGGCATGGGTCGCTGGAGCAGCTTATGGCCCCCATCAACATGACGAAGAACGCCGCAGCCATCAGTCTCTTCATATGAGTCCCCCAATCACATTCGTAGTAGTAGTTTAGGGCCCGAAAGCCCGGCTGTCAAGAGGTTTCTCCTATTTTTATTGATTTTTTATCGAAAGGGGCCAGCCGTTGACGCGCTCTCGGCAAAGAAGTAATCTCTAAATATGGCACATGTTATCACCGGGATATGCCTGGGGGAGACCTATGCGCGCTGCGCCGGGGTCTGTCCGGTCGACGCCATACACCCGGGCATCTTTAAAGACGAGCCTTTCATGGCCATCGATCCGGAAGCCTGCATCGATTGCGATGTCTGCACCCCGGAATGCCCCATCGGCGCCATCGTCGGGACGGTGGATGCCGAGCCCGCTTGGACGAAGATCAACGCCGAGCTGGCGCCCCAGTTCAAGAAGAACCCCCCTCTCACTCCCAGGCCGGCCGACGAGCCGCCGCGCAAGCCCGGCCACAAGCTGGTCCGGTGAACCACACCTGGGTCCTGCGCACGCCGGGAGATGCTGCCGCCTACTCCAGCGAGGGGTGCGAGCGGCTGCCTTTCGCGCAGGGCGTGTTCCGGACCCGGCGCGCCAGGGCCTGGATCGAGTCTTCGGTCCTGGAGGCTCCCGCTCCCTTCGACGACGTGGTCGGGTCCTGGAATGCGGACCTGCCCCCGGGCTCCCGCCTCGGGTTGGAGGTCCAAGTTCGGCAGGAGGCAGCCTGGTCCTCCTGGTACTCTCTGGGCACGGCCCTGGGCCTGCCCGCCCGGCGTCTGGAGCTGCGCTCACCCGGACCCCAGGAGGACGCGCAAGGCCTGGTAGCGGCCGACACCCTCAAGCTCAAGTCGCCGGCCTGCGCCCTGCGCTACCGGCTGAGGCTCCTGGCCGCGCCGGGACGCCCCGTGGTCTTGCGCCAAGCCGCGCTGACGGTCTCCGCGCCCGGAGCCCCGGCCGAGCCGCCGCCCTTCCACGCGGGCCCTTGGATCCGCCGGCTCAAGGTCCGGGGCCGTTCCCAGTTCACCGCGCCCGAGGCCTACCGGCATGACATCTGCAGCCCGACCTCTTTGTCCACGGTCCTGGAGTATTGGGGGGTGCTGCGCAAGACGGTGGACATGGCCGAGCGGGTGCGCGACCGGAGCACCGGAGACTTCGGGAACTGGACCTTCAACATGGCGGCGGCCGGCGCCCTGGGCCTCGACGGCCTGGTGGCGCGGCTGGACAG
Proteins encoded in this window:
- a CDS encoding ferredoxin family protein, with the translated sequence MAHVITGICLGETYARCAGVCPVDAIHPGIFKDEPFMAIDPEACIDCDVCTPECPIGAIVGTVDAEPAWTKINAELAPQFKKNPPLTPRPADEPPRKPGHKLVR